The following are encoded together in the Amblyraja radiata isolate CabotCenter1 chromosome 27, sAmbRad1.1.pri, whole genome shotgun sequence genome:
- the matn1 gene encoding cartilage matrix protein: MMGLCTGLLLSALLLVQVNGVPKPKVKPGPQTPAGLCRTKPTDLVFIIDSSRSVRPSEFEQVKVFVSQVIESLSIGPNATRVGVVNYASTVNPEFTLNAHRNKAAVLRAVSQIKPLSSGTMTGLAINFATNIAFNEASGARVKSNAASKVAIIVTDGRPQDRVRDPATRAKQKGIEIFAIGVGRAELNSLREIASEPLEDHLDYVESYSAIEKLSKKFKEAFCVVDLCASGDHDCEQVCVSVPGSYKCACNEGFTLNPDGKTCGTCSSGAVDLSFVIDGSKSVRPENFQLVKKFINQIVDSLDIGDQQARVALVQYSSTVRTEFPLNKFNTKQSIKAAVKKMEYMERGTMTGLALQHLSEKVFVPSLGARDNIPKVGIVFTDGRSQDYINSFAEKIKNQGIKMFAIGVGNALEEELRIIASDPVKDHYHYTADFKTMNQIADKLQVKICASPKDPCACESLVAFQTKVEKIIKTLTSKLGTFAKKLAALENRLLV, from the exons ATGATGGGACTTTGCACTGGACTGCTCCTGTCTGCCTTACTCCTCGTTCAGGTCAATGGGGTGCCTAAACCTAAAGTAAAACCCGGTCCACAGACTCCAGCCG GTCTTTGCCGAACTAAACCCACCGATCTTGTCTTCATCATCGACAGCTCTCGGAGTGTCCGCCCTTCTGAATTTGAACAGGTGAAAGTGTTTGTGTCCCAGGTCATCGAATCCCTTAGTATCGGCCCAAATGCCACCCGGGTTGGAGTGGTCAACTACGCCAGCACGGTCAACCCCGAATTCACCCTCAACGCACACCGCAACAAGGCCGCCGTCCTGCGGGCAGTCTCCCAGATCAAGCCACTTTCCTCCGGCACCATGACTGGCTTGGCCATCAATTTTGCAACCAACATCGCTTTCAATGAGGCCAGCGGAGCACGGGTGAAATCCAACGCTGCCAGCAAG GTAGCCATCATTGTGACCGACGGCCGACCCCAGGACCGCGTGCGAGATCCTGCCACCCGTGCCAAACAGAAAGGCATTGAGATCTTTGCCATCGGTGTGGGCAGAGCAGAGCTGAACTCCCTCCGCGAGATCGCCAGCGAGCCTCTGGAAGACCACCTGGACTACGTAGAGAGCTACAGTGCCATCGAAAAACTTTCCAAAAAGTTTAAGGAAGCTTTCTGTG TGGTGGATCTGTGTGCAAGCGGCGATCATGACTGTGAGCAGGTGTGCGTGAGTGTTCCTGGCTCTTATAAGTGTGCCTGCAATGAAGGATTCACACTCAACCCAGATGGAAAAACTTGCGGGA CTTGCAGTTCAGGAGCTGTTGATTTAAGTTTTGTTATCGATGGGTCAAAGAGTGTGAGACCTGAAAACTTTCAGTTGGTGAAAAAATTCATCAACCAGATTGTCGACTCCCTGGATATTGGTGACCAGCAGGCACGGGTGGCCCTTGTCCAGTACTCGAGCACGGTCAGGACAGAATTCCCCCTCAACAAGTTCAATACAAAGCAAAGCATCAAGGCTGCCGTCAAGAAAATGGAGTACATGGAGAGAGGAACGATGACAGGCCTGGCTCTGCAACACCTGTCCGAGAAGGTCTTTGTCCCGTCCCTAGGAGCAAGGGACAACATCCCAAAAGTCGGAATTGTCTTCACTGATGGTCGCTCACAAGATTACATTAATAGTTTTGCAGAAAAAATCAAAAATCAAG GAATTAAGATGTTTGCGATAGGAGTTGGGAATGCACTTGAGGAAGAGTTACGGATAATTGCTTCAGATCCAGTGAAGGATCATTATCATTACACCGCAGACTTCAAAACAATGAACCAAATCGCAGACAAATTACAAGTCAAAATATGTG CTTCACCTAAAGACCCATGTGCCTGCGAGTCACTAGTGGCGTTCCAAACAAAGGTCGAGAAAATTATTAAAACACTGACGTCCAAAC